The Acidobacteriota bacterium DNA window TGCCTGCCCGCTGACCTTTGCGCTCGAACACGATCTCGACCGGGTGGAAGATTTCGCCACTGCATACACGGCGGCCGACGGGCGCTCCGTATCCCTCAGCGTCACGGTGATCCCGTTTGTCGGCGAGTCGGGCGAATTCAAGGGGGCGGTGGAAATCCTGCGGCCCACCGAGCCGCGATCTGGTTTCTTCCTGTCCGGCACTTCGACCGTGTCCGAGACACTCCGTGAGCGGGTTTCGACATTGGCCAGGGCCGGTGGCGATGTCTGCCTTGTAGGTGAGCCGACCGTATGCTTGGACGTCGCCCGCGCCCTCCACCGATTCTCCGGCCTGCCGGAAGAGCTTTTCCTGGTGTGGGAGGGGAGCTGGAGTCAGATCAATCCGTGGCCGGCCGGTACGGTCTATTCGTACGAAGAAGGGGCTGACTGTACGACCGAATTGGATCGACCCGAGGGTTGGCGGATTGTGAGAGGAAGTCCAGAATCTCCGGGTCAGTCGACCTTCGAAATCCTCGTGCTGCCGGCCGCCAGCGAACTCGAGGAAGATCTTTCACGGATCATCGTCAGCTGGATCGAGGAGCTCGCACCCAGGGCAACGGTGGCCCCGGGCGCGCTGGAGACACTGGTGCGGGTCGCAAGGGATCGTGGATTCAGCGACCTCGGAGGTGTGCTTTCGACTGCCCTGGCGGTGGCTGGCGAGCACGTCGACGAGAGTCATCTCCCGGTCGACGGTTACCGAACCGCCTTCATCGACGAGCTGCTACAGGCGCCCAAGCCCCTTGCCGAACTCGAGAAACGGCTCCTCCGAGAGGTCTTGGAACGCTGCGATTGGCGAATGCAGGAGGCGGCTGACCGGGTCGGTGTCTCGCGCGTCACTCTGTGGCGGAAGATGAAGGACCTCGGCATCGAGAAGAATTCATAATTCTGCATTCTCAATATCCAATATTCGCGTTCCACCCTTAAGGCGGCGCCGAAATTCAAAATTGAGAATCCTAGGATTTCACTCCTCTGGTTCAGAGGTGAAGCGATAGCCGACTCCGCGCACCGTGTGAAAGTGGCGCGGATGGCGTGGATCTTCCTCGAAGTGCTTTCGCAAGCGGTGGACGAAAGTATCGAGGGTGCGCGTCGAGGTATCGAAGGTGTAGCCCCAGACCCTTTCAAGCAGCTCGCCGCGGGTCAGGACGCGACCGTCATTTTCCGAAAAGAAGCGGACCAGCATGACCTCGCGCTCGGTGAGCGCGACGGTGCCCTCCGGTGTGCTGGCCCGCATCGTGTTCAAATCGACCTTGCTGTCTCCGAACTGGACCACCGGGCCGGTCCGCGCCGGCGTCTGCGACCACTCGGCCCGGCGCATGATACCCCGGACCCTGAGGACGAGCTCTTCGACCAGAAACGGCTTGGTCAGATAATCGTCCGCACCCAATTGGAGACCGAGGATGCGGTCAGCGTCGCTGCCGCGTGCAGTCAGGAAGAGAATCGGGATGAGATTTCCTTCATTTCTCAGGTTTCGGCAAACTTCGAAACCGTCGATACCAGGCAGCATGATGTCGAGGATGAGCATTTCGTAGTCGGCGGTCGGTTCGGCGAGTGCCTCGAGG harbors:
- a CDS encoding response regulator transcription factor, which gives rise to MNESQSTPEPIRLLVCEDDEPLADGLCRNLELEDFAVRHVGTGEHALEALAEPTADYEMLILDIMLPGIDGFEVCRNLRNEGNLIPILFLTARGSDADRILGLQLGADDYLTKPFLVEELVLRVRGIMRRAEWSQTPARTGPVVQFGDSKVDLNTMRASTPEGTVALTEREVMLVRFFSENDGRVLTRGELLERVWGYTFDTSTRTLDTFVHRLRKHFEEDPRHPRHFHTVRGVGYRFTSEPEE
- a CDS encoding PAS domain-containing protein, whose translation is MRKAEGDRGETAWVEVLDHLGEAVIVLDEQRTLRHVNHAARRLLGYEKDQKIGGRCKLTTRGVDCENACPLTFALEHDLDRVEDFATAYTAADGRSVSLSVTVIPFVGESGEFKGAVEILRPTEPRSGFFLSGTSTVSETLRERVSTLARAGGDVCLVGEPTVCLDVARALHRFSGLPEELFLVWEGSWSQINPWPAGTVYSYEEGADCTTELDRPEGWRIVRGSPESPGQSTFEILVLPAASELEEDLSRIIVSWIEELAPRATVAPGALETLVRVARDRGFSDLGGVLSTALAVAGEHVDESHLPVDGYRTAFIDELLQAPKPLAELEKRLLREVLERCDWRMQEAADRVGVSRVTLWRKMKDLGIEKNS